TTTTCGCCTTGGGCCGCTACGATCTTGGTTTTCATATCGGTCAGAAGATCAGTGATCGTCTCGGCCGCATTTCTAGCAACGGCGACTGAAGATTCACCGAGTGCTAGGCTGTCTGAGATGGCTTTGAAGCCGTTTACGTCTGATTCCATAACCTTTGAAATCGCCCAGACAGCGGAGTTGTCTTTTGCTGAACTGACGGTTTTGCCAGTTGAGATTTGGCTTTGCACATCTGAGAGATTTGAGTTGATACCCTTCAGGGTTTGAAGAGCGACCATTGCACTGTTGTTTGTCAGAATACTTGACATGTCTTGAGTTCCTTTTGACACGAGGCGCTTTGCGCCCACCTAAAGTTCGCCCTGTTTGGGGCGGGTTATGCCGTTCTGACGTGTGCAGCCGCGTAGCATTACCAAGCTGCGCCACCCGATTATCGGATGCAGGAACATCATGCTGTTGTAGAACCTAACGAAGTCCTAATAGCGCTCGCCGAAGTCTTCCGCATTTGAGATAAAACTCTCACGCTCGCTTCTCCAATGTGGTTTTCTGACTGCCGCGAATTGTCTGCTTTTGGCCGCGGGCGTCATAGGTCTCCAAACTCTTGCGGACCTTTTGTAGAGTCGAAAGTCTATTGGACACAGATTTGATCCCTCGCGTGGCGCTTTCGAGCATGGCTTGGTTTCGAATGGCTTTGGCTTGGAGCGCTTGGAGCGCACCGATCTCCGTGAAGGGAGCGGCATTGAGGGCATCGATGAGGGATTGCTTTTGTTCGAGCAGTTTGACCAATGCATCAAGTTTGCCGTTCACGAGGGCATTGTGCTCTTTTTCGAGCAATGACTCAATTTGACTGACGAGATCATTCGGTGTGCGATTGCGCATTTTGTCTCTCCTTTAATGCGTTGAAAATGGACTCGGCGAGGCCAATGCCGCCCCGGTCGACAAGGTTTTTGGCGTGTGCTTCAGCCAAGAAAGATGCGAAGTGCTCTTCACCTGCTCCACCGCCGAAGGCCTCACGTGTTTTGCCAACGCCAGCTGCCTTGAGCATCTCTGCAAGAAAGCTGGCTTCCAAGTTTTTGGCAGCTTCGTGGAGTTTTTGTGTTTGCCCAGTTGATCGCTCAGGCATTGTGCCTAGGCTAAGCGCGAGGGCTTTCAAATCTGTCACCGATTTACCTCCAATTCTTTGGATAATCTCGTTTGTAGGCTGCAAACGGTAAAGATGTGGTAACCGCTGTATGGGATTGTCTAGGCGTAGGAAGAATTCCCGAGGCCTAAATAGATGATGCAAATTGCTTCGAACCCACACCACACGCGCGCATTGAATGAGACGAATGAGGCGCCAAAGATTGACGCAGAGAGCGCCATCGATGGAGCCAGTGCGGTCGCATTTGCAGAGGTGTTTGAGCACGGGGCTGACTTGCGCACGCCTGTCGAAGGCAAGGTAGGGTCATCGATTGATGCCGAGAAGACCAAAGACTTAGAGACGCGCTTGGTGCTGAGCGAGGTTGAGGCGGTGCAGGTACTTGCAGACACACGAGAATTTGTGTCGCCGAGCGCCGAGCAACCCAAAGAAACGATGATACTGGAACCAGAACCACCCGTAAGTCCGCACATCGCACCAGCCTTCAACAAGGTGCAAGACGGGCAGAACGATATTCGCTTTGAAGCTGAGGTTGGGCTTGGTCACTCAAGCGAAGGGACGGGTGATTTTGAAGCGCGTATTTCGGCAGTTCAGCAGCAATTTCAGACCTTTGGTCGCCAGCACTTTGATGCACGACTTATTGGTGAGTTGGGGCCTCAGGCTGGTCGAGAGCCGTCAAGTGTGGTGCAATATCTTACCGATGTGGAGATATCGGTTGGGAGTGATCTTGATGCCCGCACTGAGAAAGCTACTGAGGCAACTGTGAGAGGAGCGCTTGCCATAGACGAGGGGGCGAGGGTTTTTGATGTAGGCCCTTTCGACAACGCGAAGAGTATCGATGGTACACAGAGTTCAAAGCTGGGTCGAGAATTCGAGAGCGCTTTACATAGTTTGCCGAGTGCAGCTGCGGTCACAGTGAATGAGTTGGAAGCAGGGTCGCACACGGGAGGCCTGAGCGTCAAATCTGCTCATGTAGGTGAGGTTGTTTCCGGTGAAATACGCAAAACAGGATCGATCGACGTGCCTCTGCAGCGCTCAATTGGATTTGCCGAGGTCAGTCCAAAAACTGGTGTTGTGGTGCCGCCTCTAAAACAGCAGATAGAGCCGAGTCAGCCGAGACCTTCTATGGGATTAGAGCTGCAAAATTCACCTTCAAAAGCAGTGCCGGCCTTGGTTGTGGGCATTGCCAACACAGAGAGCGTTCTCTTCAATCTGCCTGCCGCGTCGCACGAGGAAACAAAAAATGGTGTGACAGCCTTGTACGTTGAGGCAGCGGGCCAATCCGTGAGGGATCAGATCAAGCATCCTTCAACATTCAAAGACATGCAGATTTTTCCTGTGCAAGTGACTTCTCAAGCAGAAGTCCTGTCTATGGGGCCACAGCTGCAATCCCCTTTGCCGCGACATGGCTACGAGCGTGATTTTATCTCTTTGGAGGCGATGGCTTTAGTTTCACAAGCAGAAGTTAATCGCTCGTTTGGGCAAGCTGTGGGGCAGAATGCGCTGACACTGAGCGCTGAGCATGCAGTAATGATTGTGCGCGACACTGTTGATGCTTTGGTAAGCAATAAAAAGCGAGAAATTGAGCTTCAGCTTCATCCCAAAGAGCTTGGTCGATTGCGTTTTGTCATGAGCCCTGGTGAAGGGCAAATGCTTGTTCAAATATTTGCTGAGCGGCCTGAAACATTGGAGGCATTGCGGCGTCATGCGGAGCTTTTGACACAGGAGCTTTTCTCGGAAGGCTTCGAAAATACAAATTTCTCGTTTGAGCAGGACACCTCTCAAAACAAAGGCTCCAGCTTGGAGCACTCTAAGGTTGCCGCTCAGGACGAGACGGGTGGAGCCCCAAAAACAGTGGTGGCTTATGAGTGGCGTGATCCTGATGGCCGACTTGATATAAGAATATAGAGAGACAAATCATGGTAGAAATTGCTTCCAATCTAAATCAGGCGACGGTTTACTCGCCCTCGGCAAAAACACAAAATGCGGTGACGTCTGACTTTCAAACGTTCATCCAAATGTTGACGACGCAAGCCGAGAATCAAGATCCGCTTAATCCGATGGACTCAGCTGAATATGCGTCACAGTTGGCGAGCTTTTCATCCGTCGAGCAGCAGGTCAAAACGAATGATTTGTTGGCAGATCTGGCGGCTCAGATGGGCGCCTCAAATCTTGCGCAGCTTTCTGCTTGGGTTGGTATGGATGCCAGAACCGCAGCACCTGTCCAATTTGAGGGCTTACCCGTTACCCTGCATCCTCTTCCTGCGCGCTTGGCCGACGAGGCTTTTCTTGTTGTTTTTGATGACACTGACACAGAAGTACAACGGCTTCCCTTGGGGTTAGATGGTGAACCGGTAGATTGGGCTGGAGTTGGTGCGGGTGGGTCGCCATTTGCCCCGGGCGCGTATCAGTTTAGAGTAGAAAATTATGCAGAAGGTGAGTTGCTGGGCAGTTCGCCAGTTGAAAGCTATCAACGGGTGGAGGAAGCACAGATGATTGATGGACAAATCATACTGCTGTTAGCAGGTGGGCAGGCGGTCTCGCCTGCAGACATTATTGGTTTGCGAAGTTAACGCAGTTTTTGAATGGTGAGATAGCCGTTGACTGGGCCGAGCCATTGGCGTGATTGAACAATACGTCCTGATGGCGTTACTTTGTAGGTATTTTCGAATGCTACGTTCGGTCCAGAACATTCTTCAACTAACACTGTGACTGTGCCGCTGATTTCACCAATCGCGATGCTCTCCGCCCCGAGCGCTTTGATTGAGCAGGTAAGCTGCATAATCTGTTCCTGATTTTCTCCGTTGAGGTAGACGTGTGTTCGGCTGGCGTTTCCTGAGCGACGATTGACAATAAGGGCGAGAGAGTTGCTAACTTCGGCAGACATGAGATCGGCTCCAAGTCCACGGGTGGCTGTTACAACGCCATTTTTTTCAGATATTGTTCGCCTGTCAGGAGAGCCCCAAGTGCTATAAGCACCATTGTTTGCAACTTCGGTTAGAAAAGTGAAGCTGTTGCGATTTTCTACTACAGCGATGGCAAGACGTTTGTCCGTATTTTTCAGAGCGAGGCCAATGTTTCGTGACAGCTCCTCTGCAGTGGGTACGGCAGATGTTTCACGGCTTTTTTTGAGTGCGCCACCTTTGATAGCGTTTAGAACGCTTCCTTGATCAGGTTGGTTTCCGCAGGCAGCGAGTGCAAGGGTCATGCCGCCGACGAGTGCGCCCAATTTCAAATATGAAATCATCTCCAGAACCTCCCCCACGTCTTGGCCATTTCAGCTCTATGCGTTTCGCGAACGGTATTATAGAGCCTGCCGTTAACATTGACGCGAGCACCACCGTCACGAGTGAGCGACTGAATGACGGTCTCTGTACTTTTCTGCGTCGAGTTTCCGAGTGCCCAGCTCATAGGCAGCGTGATCTTTATCCCTTTGTCAAAAGATCCCTCGCCAAATCGTTCTGACGATAAATTGGTCTTGGTGACATAGGCACCAACACGCCAGCCATTTCCAAACTCGCGGTCGACTGCAACTGTTGCGCCGTAATCGCCCGCAAGATAGCGACCGACATCGACTTGTGTATGAAACCCTTTTCCAAGGTCGTAATAAGCAGACAGATGACCCGTCGCGATATTGTAATCTTGCAGGCCAAATCGCTGATCAAAATCGCGTTGGACCACATAGTTGAGTTCGGCAGCGAGTGCTAGCCGGCTAGATACGGGCTTCCAGAGCACTTCTCCAGACACACCAGCATACATTTGCTCTAGATACCCAAAAGTCATGCGGCCGTAGAGATTCTCACCTAGTCGACCGTATTTGGCAATTGTGAGATGCTCGATTTTTGGTCCGCGACCTACAGCATAGAGGCGTGCATCGGAGCGTACAGCATGGGGTGGGTTGATCGCGACAAAGCCACCTCTGTTCGGGGAAAGACCGTCCAGATTACCACCAAGCTTATAGTTAAAAGAGCCTGATGCTACCCAGCCTGGCGCGATGTGGTATTGACCCTCTATTTGCGCGAGTAGGTCTGCGCGTACAGGGCTATCTGGATCAAACACGCTGAATTTAGCGATTGGCCCTAAACCCCAAGTGAGCCTAGGGTATGTTCCTTCCAGACTGTCAAAGCTGAGTGCGGAACTATCGGCTGAAAAACGAGCGCGATTCAGTATATCGGTCGCAGGCGCATGCTCTAGAGCTTCAATGTCTGACCGTGAAATCGTTACTGAGCCAGCGGGGATACCTTGATTTGAGTAGGTGACTTTTAGCGTTTCAACTGAATCTGGCAAAACTCGAGTCATGATGCGCATGGCCCGACCTACAGCCTGACTTTCGATATCAAAACGTTCATTGCGAATGAGTAGCTCAGCGGATCGCCCCTCAATCCGAGTGCCTTCTAGTGCGATACCTTCGCGGGCAAGGGCTGTCGCGAGTGCAGCTTTGATCTGGTCTTGTCTCTCCGCCTCATTGGTCCAACCCAGATTTTGCGCAGATTGGGAGGCGCGTACGGCGACAGGCTGTGGCGCAGTATCATTGCCACCAATCACAGGAGAGCTTTTCGGATCGATCGAAATGCTGATGTTTAGCCCGAATTCGCTACCATACATATAGGATGCACTGAGCTGAACTGTGTCGTTGAATTTGTATTTGGCCCCAAAGTTGAAGGGCGACTTGACGTCAAAAATTCTGCGATCTTCCCGAACATACGCGTCTGATGAATATTCGACTGAAAAGCCCAATCGATCGTTGTGATTGTAGTTTATACCAGCGAAGCCAGCGACCGGCCCCCTGAACCAACGATCGTAATTAGGAATGCCACCTGACCCTAGAGTTTGTGTCGGACGACTGCCCATGACTGCAAAGCTACCGTGGCTTCCCAATCGCCCCCAGCCTAGTCCCCCAGTGAGGCGTAGTTTCGGCCCGACTGATTTTGTCCCAACGACATACTCGCCAGTATAAAGCCCTGTTCCCAAGAAATCCCGCAGCCCAACGGCGAGAGCTGGCCGATACGTCTTTTCATCAAAGATTTGATAGTGAACATCAAAGCTCCGATCGAAATATGTGGAGAGCCCAGAACCTGGTGCGGTGAGGCCTTTGATACCAGAATAGCGAAAAACGCCGGAGATACGGGGGGTGAGCTGAAACGACAGGTTTGTTTTCGTGGTCCCGCCAAAATGCGAAATTGTGGTAATCAAACGTCCGTCAGGCCCAACTTCAGCGGTGGGCATGTCGATAAGGCCACCTGACACCCCGTAGGTGTTCACCCAAGTCGCAGTTTGTTCTTCTGCGGACAGTGCAACGGGCAAAACAGATAGCCCAGAAATTGCTATCAAGAAGTACGCTTTTAACATGTCCTGCACTCGTTATTTACGATGGTCTAACAAGTAGCCTAACTTATCAAACTTTCATAGGATAAAGGTCGAGAAGCTTAATTGGTTCTCTATTTATGGGATCAGGAAAGTAGCAAATATGCCGCGAGGCCAGCACAGCTTGCGCTGAGAATAGCAGTTGTTGCTATCTTTAGGCCTAATCGTGACGGTGGTGGCGCAACGGCAGAAGCGGCTTGCGCTGCGAGAGCCTTTTCGACCAAGTTGGGCAGGCGTGGACCAAAGCGGGCCACAACCCGCAGCGTTTTGACGAGGTCATTCATAAGCGCACGAGGGCCAAGCGCGTTCTTTATATAATCCTCAACTATTGGATGAGCCACGTCCCAGATATTGAGCTGCGGGCTAAGGCTTCTGGCGACGCCTTCGACAACGACCATCGTCCGCTGCAGTAATATCAGCTCCGTGCGAGTTTCCATTCCGAAGCGTTCAGTGACTTCGAAAAGATAGCTCAAGAGCTTTCCCATCGAGATGCGAGAGGCATCCATACCGAAAATCGGTTCGCCAACTGCGCGGAGTGCCCGGGCGAACTCTTCTACATCTCGGTCTGCGGGCACATAGCCAGCTTCAAAATGCACTTCAGCAACGCGTTTATAGTCACGCTTTATAAACCCATATAGAATCTCCGCATAGACACGACGGGTGTAGTCATCAATGTGACCCATAATGCCAAAGTCAAAGGCGATGATATCGCCGTTTGGGGCTACCTTAAGATTGCCTTGGTGCATGTCTGCGTGGAAAAAGCCATCGCGAAGTGCGTGGTTCAGAAAAAGCTGGAGTACACGTGTGCCAAGCTCGTCACGATTGTGCCCAAGCGCATCTATAGCCGCATT
This genomic window from Lentibacter algarum contains:
- a CDS encoding flagellar hook-length control protein FliK gives rise to the protein MMQIASNPHHTRALNETNEAPKIDAESAIDGASAVAFAEVFEHGADLRTPVEGKVGSSIDAEKTKDLETRLVLSEVEAVQVLADTREFVSPSAEQPKETMILEPEPPVSPHIAPAFNKVQDGQNDIRFEAEVGLGHSSEGTGDFEARISAVQQQFQTFGRQHFDARLIGELGPQAGREPSSVVQYLTDVEISVGSDLDARTEKATEATVRGALAIDEGARVFDVGPFDNAKSIDGTQSSKLGREFESALHSLPSAAAVTVNELEAGSHTGGLSVKSAHVGEVVSGEIRKTGSIDVPLQRSIGFAEVSPKTGVVVPPLKQQIEPSQPRPSMGLELQNSPSKAVPALVVGIANTESVLFNLPAASHEETKNGVTALYVEAAGQSVRDQIKHPSTFKDMQIFPVQVTSQAEVLSMGPQLQSPLPRHGYERDFISLEAMALVSQAEVNRSFGQAVGQNALTLSAEHAVMIVRDTVDALVSNKKREIELQLHPKELGRLRFVMSPGEGQMLVQIFAERPETLEALRRHAELLTQELFSEGFENTNFSFEQDTSQNKGSSLEHSKVAAQDETGGAPKTVVAYEWRDPDGRLDIRI
- a CDS encoding YjbF family lipoprotein gives rise to the protein MISYLKLGALVGGMTLALAACGNQPDQGSVLNAIKGGALKKSRETSAVPTAEELSRNIGLALKNTDKRLAIAVVENRNSFTFLTEVANNGAYSTWGSPDRRTISEKNGVVTATRGLGADLMSAEVSNSLALIVNRRSGNASRTHVYLNGENQEQIMQLTCSIKALGAESIAIGEISGTVTVLVEECSGPNVAFENTYKVTPSGRIVQSRQWLGPVNGYLTIQKLR
- a CDS encoding YjbH domain-containing protein gives rise to the protein MLKAYFLIAISGLSVLPVALSAEEQTATWVNTYGVSGGLIDMPTAEVGPDGRLITTISHFGGTTKTNLSFQLTPRISGVFRYSGIKGLTAPGSGLSTYFDRSFDVHYQIFDEKTYRPALAVGLRDFLGTGLYTGEYVVGTKSVGPKLRLTGGLGWGRLGSHGSFAVMGSRPTQTLGSGGIPNYDRWFRGPVAGFAGINYNHNDRLGFSVEYSSDAYVREDRRIFDVKSPFNFGAKYKFNDTVQLSASYMYGSEFGLNISISIDPKSSPVIGGNDTAPQPVAVRASQSAQNLGWTNEAERQDQIKAALATALAREGIALEGTRIEGRSAELLIRNERFDIESQAVGRAMRIMTRVLPDSVETLKVTYSNQGIPAGSVTISRSDIEALEHAPATDILNRARFSADSSALSFDSLEGTYPRLTWGLGPIAKFSVFDPDSPVRADLLAQIEGQYHIAPGWVASGSFNYKLGGNLDGLSPNRGGFVAINPPHAVRSDARLYAVGRGPKIEHLTIAKYGRLGENLYGRMTFGYLEQMYAGVSGEVLWKPVSSRLALAAELNYVVQRDFDQRFGLQDYNIATGHLSAYYDLGKGFHTQVDVGRYLAGDYGATVAVDREFGNGWRVGAYVTKTNLSSERFGEGSFDKGIKITLPMSWALGNSTQKSTETVIQSLTRDGGARVNVNGRLYNTVRETHRAEMAKTWGRFWR
- the ubiB gene encoding 2-polyprenylphenol 6-hydroxylase translates to MKGPHNIFRMIRMGATLERTGAMPVVLEAFDAPRPLRILARTLVWPFKWLGKRGDLELPPPARALSALGPAYIKFGQVLSTRPDLVGNDLALQLRILQDKLPPFPTSAAKRMVEEELGQPLEVIFDDFSEPVAAASIAQVHKARLRETGDTVAIKVLRPRIERAFQRDIDVFYFVANFIEVFSPGSRRLKPRDVIEHFEGVVKGELDLRLESASASEFAANTKDDAGFTLPKIIWEHSSRRVMTMSWAEGVPLGDNAAIDALGHNRDELGTRVLQLFLNHALRDGFFHADMHQGNLKVAPNGDIIAFDFGIMGHIDDYTRRVYAEILYGFIKRDYKRVAEVHFEAGYVPADRDVEEFARALRAVGEPIFGMDASRISMGKLLSYLFEVTERFGMETRTELILLQRTMVVVEGVARSLSPQLNIWDVAHPIVEDYIKNALGPRALMNDLVKTLRVVARFGPRLPNLVEKALAAQAASAVAPPPSRLGLKIATTAILSASCAGLAAYLLLS
- a CDS encoding flagellar biosynthesis protein FlgN — translated: MRNRTPNDLVSQIESLLEKEHNALVNGKLDALVKLLEQKQSLIDALNAAPFTEIGALQALQAKAIRNQAMLESATRGIKSVSNRLSTLQKVRKSLETYDARGQKQTIRGSQKTTLEKRA
- a CDS encoding flagellar hook capping FlgD N-terminal domain-containing protein; the encoded protein is MVEIASNLNQATVYSPSAKTQNAVTSDFQTFIQMLTTQAENQDPLNPMDSAEYASQLASFSSVEQQVKTNDLLADLAAQMGASNLAQLSAWVGMDARTAAPVQFEGLPVTLHPLPARLADEAFLVVFDDTDTEVQRLPLGLDGEPVDWAGVGAGGSPFAPGAYQFRVENYAEGELLGSSPVESYQRVEEAQMIDGQIILLLAGGQAVSPADIIGLRS
- a CDS encoding rod-binding protein, producing MTDLKALALSLGTMPERSTGQTQKLHEAAKNLEASFLAEMLKAAGVGKTREAFGGGAGEEHFASFLAEAHAKNLVDRGGIGLAESIFNALKERQNAQSHTE